The Triticum dicoccoides isolate Atlit2015 ecotype Zavitan chromosome 6A, WEW_v2.0, whole genome shotgun sequence genome has a window encoding:
- the LOC119319425 gene encoding dehydration-responsive element-binding protein 1G-like, with the protein MDLSALSSDYSSGTPSPVGADGGNSEGFSAYMTVSSAPPKRRAGRTKFKETRHPVYKGVRRRNPGRWVCEVREPHSKQRIWLGTFETAEMAARAHDVAALALRGRAACLNFADSPRRLRVPPVGASPDEIRRAAVEAAEAFLPAPDQSNAAAEEVAVAPTEQFAGDPYYGMDDGMDFGMQGYLDMAQGMLIAPPPMAGPSATVGDGDDDGEVSLWSY; encoded by the coding sequence atggacCTCAGTGCCCTCAGCAGCGACTACTCGTCAGGGACGCCGTCCCCGGTGGGCGCGGACGGCGGCAACAGCGAGGGCTTCTCGGCGTACATGACGGTGTCTTCGGCGCCGCCGAAGCGCCGCGCCGGGCGGACCAAGTTCAAGGAGACGCGGCACCCGGTCTACAAGGGCGTGCGCCGGAGGAACCCCGGGAGGTGGGTCTGCGAGGTGCGGGAGCCGCACAGCAAGCAGAGGATATGGCTCGGCACGTTCGAGACCGCGGAGATGGCGGCGCGCGCTCACGACGTGGCCGCGCTGGCGCTGCGCGGCCGCGCCGCCTGCCTCAACTTCGCCGACTCGCCTCGGCGGCTCCGGGTCCCGCCCGTGGGTGCTAGCCCTGATGAGATAcggcgggcggcggtggaggcggctgaGGCATTCCTGCCGGCACCCGACCAGAGCAATGCGGCCGCCGAGGAGGTAGCAGTTGCACCAACGGAGCAGTTCGCCGGTGATCCGTACTATGGGATGGACGATGGGATGGACTTCGGGATGCAGGGCTACCTCGACATGGCGCAGGGGATGCTCATTGCCCCTCCTCCGATGGCAGGCCCTTCAGCGACTGTCGgagacggcgacgatgacggcgaggtcAGCTTGTGGAGCTACTGA